ATACTTCAACGGAGCTATCGGAAGTACTTTACTGATTGATGAAGTCGAATTAATCTATCACTCGGAGAATTAATTTTATAATAGACAGAAAGATGAAAATTTATCCTTATATATTCAGTTTTCTCGCTTGTATGGGAATAGCCTTGCCGGGGTATTCACAAGTGGACAGAAATGAGACACTTATCCGCTCCGCCCTGCGCGGGCTGGAATATGAAGTAAAAGCAGGAATCAGTATCGGCGGTACGGCGCCGCTTCCCTTGCCGGTGGAAATCCGTTCAATCGACGGTTATAATCCGACACTTGCCATTACTATCGGCGGCGAAGTCACCAAATGGGTGGCTGTTCAAAACAAACTGGGCATCATCGTCGGGTTGCGCCTCGAGAACAAAGCGATGACGACCGAAGCTACCGTAAAGAATTACAATATGGAGATTCTCGGGCAAGGCGGTGAAAGAATCAGCGGCGTATGGACGGGTGGAGTGAAAACCAAAGTACATACCGCGGGGCTGACTATTCCTTTAATGGCAACTTACAAACTGACTAACCGATGGAATATAAAGGCAGGCCCCTACTTCTCCTATATTCTTTCAAGGGAATTTTCGGGACATGTGTACGAAGGGTATTTGCGTGAGGACGACCCTACCGGACCTAAAGTAGAATTTACGGATGGAAAGATTGCGACTTATGATTTCTCCGACGACTTGCGACATTTCCAGTGGGGATTGCAGGTAGGAGCCGGATGGAGAGCATTCAAACATCTCAATGTGTATGCAGACCTCACCTGGGGACTGAATAATATTTTCAAAGATGATTTTCACACGATTACTTTCGCCATGTATCCTATATATTTGAATATTGGTTTCGGATATGCATTCTAAAGAAAGGTATATGTTTTAAATTAGAAAGCGGGGCTGCCTGAACGATATTTCCTCGTCAGGCAGCCCCGCTTTTTATTTCTACAAGATTAGTTTTTATCAGGGTTCTCCACCTGTTTCACTCCCAGGAAAGAAACTTTCACTGTCTGTTGCAATGCAGGCACTTTCACGTTGATAGTCATATTCGCATCCATATCTTCCACCGTTCCCGCTACGATAACGTTGCAAGTTCCCAGAGCAGCGGCATCTCCCTGGAAGGTAAGGTCTTGCTGCCCCGTATAACTGGAAACGCCCTCTTCCTTCTTCACCGCACATTTATCTATCACAATATCCCCGAATTTCAATATCTGTCCGTTCAGGAACAGTTCAAAGTCCTTCAGTTCTATTTTTATTTCCGTATCGCTGACCTGCGAGAATGTGATAAACTTAGGCAGTCCGTCAGCTATGACAATCTCCTGGTCGGAACCATCCGCTATCATGGAAATATTCAGGTTTCCCCAGTAAGTCCCTACTACATCGGGAGCTGTTATCACCGCTTCCTCACCGGGTTCGTTACCGTTGTTCTTCTTGCTATCGTCATCGTCATCGCTGCTACAAGCAGAAAAGAGAGTGACGGAACATACAAATGCCAATAAATACAATAGATTCTTTTTCATACGTCTTCAGTTAAGTTATTATATAAAATCGCCATTTATAAACCGAATTGAAGAAAAAAGGTTCAATATGCTTCCTTTTTTGAAGATATTTTGAGTTCACAACAATCTTACCAAAAACTTTGTTATATTTGCATACAGTAATTTTAAAAAAGCCACGACTATGTTTAATTCATTTGGCAATATCTTTCGACTCACAAGTTTCGGTGAGTCTCATGGAAAAGGAGTTGGGGGAGTGATTGACGGTTTTCCTGCAGGAATCACCATCGACGAAGAATTTGTACAGCAAGAACTGAATCGCCGCCGTCCGGGACAGTCTATCCTTACCACACCACGTAAAGAAGCTGATAAAGTTGAGTTTCTCTCCGGTATTTTCGAAGGCAAATCCACCGGATGCCCTATCGGTTTTATCGTATGGAACGAGAATCAGCACTCTAGTGACTACAATAATCTGAAAAATGTATATCGTCCTTCACACGCTGACTATACTTACACCGTGAAGTATGGAATCCGTGACCACCGCGGCGGCGGACGCTCTTCGGCACGCGAAACGATTTCGCGCGTTGTAGCCGGTGCTTTGGCCAAGTTGGCGCTCCGCCAGTTGGGAGTCAGCATCACCGCTTATACCTCGCAGGTAGGCGCCATAAAACTGGAAGGTACGTATTCTGATTATGACCTCGACCTGATAGAAAGCAACGACGTACGCTGTCCCGACCCGGAAAAGGCGAAGGAAATGGCAGACCTTATCTATAAGGTGAAAGGGGAAGGCGACACCATCGGCGGCACGCTGACCTGTGTCATCAAAGGATGCCCCATCGGACTGGGGCAACCGGTTTTCGGCAAACTTCATGCTGCCCTGGGCAATGCCATGCTAAGTATCAACGCTGCCAAAGCATTCGAATATGGCGAAGGATTCAAGGGACTGAAGATGAAAGGTTCGGAACAGAACGATGTTTTCTTCAACAACAACGGACGAATCGAAACGCATACCAACCACTCCGGTGGCATCCAAGGCGGGCTGAGCAACGGACAGGATATTTATTTCCGGGTAGTTTTCAAACCGATTGCCACCATATTGATGGAGCAGGAAACAGTCAACATCGACGGAGTGGACACGACGTTGAAAGCCCGCGGACGTCATGACGCCTGTGTACTGCCACGTGCCGTGCCTATCGTAGAAGCGATGGCTGCCATGACGATACTTGATTATTACCTGCTGGATAAGACCACGCAGCTTTAATAATTTTCCAATGTGCTAATTATTCAATATGAACGAAATTCAGAAATATATTGCAGCGAACGAGCCAAAGATAATGGAGGACTTGTTCAGTCTTATCCGTATTCCAAGTATCAGCGCACTGCCCGAACACCATGACGATATGTTGGCATGTGCAGAGCGTTGGGCACAACTATTACTGGAAGCCGGAGCGGATGAAGCATTGGTAATGCCTTCCAAAGGCAATCCGATTGTCTTTGCACAGAAAATAGTAGACCCGGATGCCAAGACTGTTTTAATCTACGCCCATTATGACGTAATGCCTGCCGAACCATTGGAACTTTGGAAAAGCCAGCCATTCGAACCGGAAATACGGGACGGACATATTTGGGCACGTGGCGCGGATGATGATAAAGGACAATCTTTCATTCAAGTGAAGGCTTTCGAATATCTGCTTAAAAACGAGTTATTAAAAAATAATGTGAAGTTCATCTTCGAAGGAGAAGAGGAAATCGGTTCTCCGAGTTTGGAATCCTTCTGCGAAGAACACAAAGAACTGTTGAAAGCAGATGTAATCCTCGTCTCGGATACGAGTATGCTGGGAGCAGAACTTCCCTCGCTGACTACTGGTCTGCGCGGACTGGCTTACTGGGAGATAGAAGTCACCGGACCGAACCGGGACTTACATTCCGGACATTTCGGTGGTGCGGTGGCTAATCCCATCAACACGCTTTGCCAGATTATCAGCAAAGTGACGGATGCCGACGGACGGATTACCGTTCCCGGATTCTATGACGACGTGGAAGAAGTTCCGCAAGCCGAACGGGAAATGATTGCGCATATTCCTTTCGATGAAAAGAAATATAAAGAGGCAATCGGCGTGAAGGAAGTGTTCGGGGAGAAAGGATACAG
The DNA window shown above is from Bacteroides faecium and carries:
- the aroC gene encoding chorismate synthase, translating into MFNSFGNIFRLTSFGESHGKGVGGVIDGFPAGITIDEEFVQQELNRRRPGQSILTTPRKEADKVEFLSGIFEGKSTGCPIGFIVWNENQHSSDYNNLKNVYRPSHADYTYTVKYGIRDHRGGGRSSARETISRVVAGALAKLALRQLGVSITAYTSQVGAIKLEGTYSDYDLDLIESNDVRCPDPEKAKEMADLIYKVKGEGDTIGGTLTCVIKGCPIGLGQPVFGKLHAALGNAMLSINAAKAFEYGEGFKGLKMKGSEQNDVFFNNNGRIETHTNHSGGIQGGLSNGQDIYFRVVFKPIATILMEQETVNIDGVDTTLKARGRHDACVLPRAVPIVEAMAAMTILDYYLLDKTTQL
- a CDS encoding dipeptidase, producing the protein MNEIQKYIAANEPKIMEDLFSLIRIPSISALPEHHDDMLACAERWAQLLLEAGADEALVMPSKGNPIVFAQKIVDPDAKTVLIYAHYDVMPAEPLELWKSQPFEPEIRDGHIWARGADDDKGQSFIQVKAFEYLLKNELLKNNVKFIFEGEEEIGSPSLESFCEEHKELLKADVILVSDTSMLGAELPSLTTGLRGLAYWEIEVTGPNRDLHSGHFGGAVANPINTLCQIISKVTDADGRITVPGFYDDVEEVPQAEREMIAHIPFDEKKYKEAIGVKEVFGEKGYSTLERNSCRPSFDVCGIWGGYTGEGSKTVLPSKAYAKVSCRLVPHQDHHKISQMFADYIRSIAPDTVQVKVTPMHGGQGYVCPISLPAYQAAEKGFEIAFGKKPLAVRRGGSIPIISTFEQVLGIKTVLMGFGLESDAIHSPNENFSLDIFRKGIEAVVEFHKEYARL
- a CDS encoding porin family protein, which produces MKIYPYIFSFLACMGIALPGYSQVDRNETLIRSALRGLEYEVKAGISIGGTAPLPLPVEIRSIDGYNPTLAITIGGEVTKWVAVQNKLGIIVGLRLENKAMTTEATVKNYNMEILGQGGERISGVWTGGVKTKVHTAGLTIPLMATYKLTNRWNIKAGPYFSYILSREFSGHVYEGYLREDDPTGPKVEFTDGKIATYDFSDDLRHFQWGLQVGAGWRAFKHLNVYADLTWGLNNIFKDDFHTITFAMYPIYLNIGFGYAF
- a CDS encoding calycin-like domain-containing protein yields the protein MKKNLLYLLAFVCSVTLFSACSSDDDDDSKKNNGNEPGEEAVITAPDVVGTYWGNLNISMIADGSDQEIVIADGLPKFITFSQVSDTEIKIELKDFELFLNGQILKFGDIVIDKCAVKKEEGVSSYTGQQDLTFQGDAAALGTCNVIVAGTVEDMDANMTINVKVPALQQTVKVSFLGVKQVENPDKN